In Vibrio sp. STUT-A11, a genomic segment contains:
- the asnB gene encoding asparagine synthase B produces the protein MCSVFGILDIKSDAAALRPIALEMSKKLRHRGPDWSGIYSSDRAILTHERLAIVGLNSGAQPLYSPDKKLILAVNGEIYNHKEIRARYEGKYEFQTDSDCEVILALYQDMGADLLEELNGIFAFVLYDEEKDEYLVGRDHIGIIPLYQGHDEHGNYYVASEMKALVPVCKTVSEFPPGSYLSSKDAEPQRYYVRDWNEYAAVQGNTTSKEELTEALEAAVKRQLMTDVPYGVLLSGGLDSSITSAVAKRFAAMRIEDDEKSAAWWPQLHSFAVGLEGAPDLKAAREVAEQIGTVHHEMTYTIQEGLDAIRDVIYHIETYDVTTIRASTPMFLMGRKIKAMGIKMVLSGEGADEIFGGYLYFHKAPNAQEFHEETVRKLLALNMFDCARANKSLAAWGVEGRVPFLDKEFIDVAMRLNPADKMCGNGKMEKHILRECFEHYLPESIAWRQKEQFSDGVGYSWIDTLKEVAEQKVTEQQMETAKFRFPYNTPTTKEGYVYREIFEELFPLPSAAECVPGGPSVACSSAKAIEWDESFQNCVDPSGRAVQAVHNDAY, from the coding sequence ATGTGTTCAGTATTTGGCATTTTAGACATTAAAAGTGACGCAGCAGCGTTACGCCCTATCGCATTAGAAATGTCGAAAAAGCTTCGTCACCGAGGCCCAGACTGGTCTGGTATCTACTCTTCAGATAGAGCAATTCTGACTCATGAGCGCTTGGCCATTGTCGGCCTGAATAGCGGAGCGCAACCATTATACAGCCCTGATAAAAAGCTAATCCTTGCGGTAAACGGCGAAATCTATAACCACAAAGAGATCCGTGCACGCTACGAAGGCAAGTACGAATTTCAAACTGATTCTGATTGTGAAGTTATTCTTGCTCTATACCAAGATATGGGTGCAGACCTTCTTGAAGAACTAAACGGTATTTTCGCTTTCGTTCTTTACGATGAAGAGAAAGATGAATACTTAGTTGGTCGCGACCACATTGGTATTATCCCTCTTTACCAAGGTCATGATGAGCACGGTAACTACTACGTTGCTTCTGAGATGAAAGCGCTGGTACCTGTATGTAAAACAGTGAGCGAATTCCCTCCAGGTAGCTACTTAAGTTCTAAAGACGCAGAGCCACAACGCTACTACGTACGTGATTGGAACGAATATGCAGCAGTTCAAGGCAACACGACGAGCAAAGAAGAGCTAACCGAAGCACTTGAAGCCGCGGTAAAACGCCAACTAATGACTGACGTACCATACGGTGTGCTTTTATCAGGTGGTTTGGATTCTTCTATCACCTCTGCAGTCGCTAAACGTTTTGCAGCAATGCGTATCGAAGATGATGAAAAGTCAGCCGCTTGGTGGCCACAATTGCACTCATTTGCGGTTGGCCTTGAAGGCGCACCAGACTTAAAAGCAGCACGCGAAGTTGCTGAGCAAATCGGTACTGTGCACCATGAAATGACTTACACCATTCAAGAAGGTCTTGATGCGATTCGTGATGTGATTTACCACATTGAAACGTATGACGTAACGACAATCCGAGCTTCAACACCGATGTTCCTAATGGGACGTAAAATCAAAGCGATGGGCATCAAAATGGTACTGTCAGGTGAAGGAGCAGATGAAATCTTTGGTGGCTACCTGTACTTCCACAAAGCACCAAACGCGCAAGAGTTCCATGAAGAAACCGTGCGTAAACTGCTTGCTCTGAACATGTTTGACTGTGCTCGTGCAAACAAATCACTTGCAGCATGGGGTGTTGAAGGCCGTGTACCTTTCTTAGACAAAGAGTTTATTGACGTTGCAATGCGTCTGAACCCAGCCGACAAAATGTGTGGCAACGGTAAAATGGAAAAACACATCCTACGTGAGTGTTTTGAACATTACTTACCAGAATCAATCGCTTGGCGCCAGAAAGAGCAGTTCTCTGACGGTGTAGGTTACAGCTGGATTGATACGTTGAAAGAAGTAGCAGAACAGAAAGTAACCGAACAACAAATGGAAACGGCTAAATTCCGCTTCCCTTACAACACGCCAACCACTAAAGAAGGTTATGTGTACCGTGAAATCTTTGAAGAACTGTTCCCACTGCCATCAGCAGCGGAATGTGTTCCGGGTGGCCCATCTGTCGCTTGTTCTTCAGCAAAAGCAATTGAATGGGATGAGTCATTCCAAAACTGTGTAGACCCATCGGGCCGAGCAGTACAAGCCGTTCATAACGACGCTTACTAG
- the rfaH gene encoding transcription/translation regulatory transformer protein RfaH, producing the protein MKRWYLLYCKRGEQVRAKQHLENQGVECFYPTIEVEKILRGKRQKVEEPLFPSYVFAHFDYEEGPNFTSVRSTRGVIDFVRFGAQPKEIQADLVFELKQIEKCVHEKVACEGMPKRGDQVRVKSGQFAGIDAIFQEQDGEKRSIMLVQMITKRVPVSIDNNDLDLK; encoded by the coding sequence ATGAAACGTTGGTATCTACTTTATTGTAAACGAGGCGAGCAGGTTAGGGCGAAGCAGCACCTAGAAAATCAAGGGGTGGAGTGCTTTTATCCTACCATCGAAGTCGAGAAAATATTACGTGGTAAAAGACAAAAAGTCGAAGAGCCACTATTTCCATCTTATGTGTTCGCTCATTTTGATTACGAGGAAGGGCCGAACTTTACATCCGTTCGCTCCACCCGCGGCGTTATTGATTTTGTCCGTTTTGGCGCACAACCAAAAGAAATTCAGGCGGATTTGGTTTTTGAGCTGAAGCAAATAGAAAAATGTGTCCATGAAAAAGTGGCCTGTGAAGGCATGCCTAAACGCGGTGATCAGGTTCGGGTCAAAAGTGGTCAGTTTGCTGGTATTGATGCGATTTTCCAGGAGCAAGATGGAGAGAAACGTTCAATCATGTTGGTGCAGATGATTACCAAGCGTGTACCAGTCAGTATTGACAATAACGATTTAGACTTGAAATAA
- the adk gene encoding adenylate kinase produces the protein MRIILLGAPGAGKGTQANFIMDKYGIPQISTGDMLRAAIKAGTELGKQAKAVIDAGQLVSDEIILGLIKERIAQDDCAKGFLLDGFPRTIPQADGLKEMGVDVDYVIEFDVADDVIVERMAGRRAHLPSGRTYHVVYNPPKVEGKDDVTGEDLVVRDDDKEETVRARLGVYHEQTAPLINYYGKEAEAGKTKYLKFDGTKQVAEVSADIEKALA, from the coding sequence ATGCGCATCATTCTTCTAGGTGCTCCAGGTGCAGGTAAAGGCACACAAGCAAACTTCATCATGGATAAATACGGTATTCCACAAATCTCTACTGGTGATATGCTTCGTGCGGCGATCAAAGCAGGTACAGAGCTTGGTAAACAAGCGAAAGCTGTTATCGACGCTGGTCAGCTAGTTTCTGATGAAATCATCCTTGGCCTTATCAAAGAACGTATCGCTCAAGACGATTGCGCAAAAGGCTTCCTACTAGACGGTTTCCCTCGCACTATCCCTCAGGCTGATGGTCTAAAAGAAATGGGCGTTGACGTTGATTACGTTATCGAATTTGACGTTGCTGACGATGTGATCGTTGAGCGTATGGCGGGTCGTCGTGCTCACCTACCTTCAGGTCGTACTTACCACGTTGTTTACAACCCGCCTAAAGTGGAAGGTAAAGATGACGTAACGGGTGAAGATCTTGTTGTTCGTGATGACGACAAAGAAGAAACAGTACGTGCACGTCTAGGTGTTTACCATGAGCAAACTGCACCACTTATCAACTACTACGGTAAAGAAGCTGAAGCGGGTAAAACGAAGTATCTAAAATTTGACGGTACTAAACAAGTTGCTGAAGTAAGTGCTGATATCGAGAAGGCATTAGCATAA
- the hemH gene encoding ferrochelatase — protein sequence MQTIKKQGVLLVNLGTPDEPTAPAVKRFLSQFLHDHRVVDMSRWLWCPILHGVILPIRAPKVAKLYESVWMEEGSPLMVYSKRQAKKLAQQLNMPVELGMTYGNPSLHAGFEALLAQGVDEVIVLPLYPQYSGTTTAAVSDGITKAFKQLPVIPAYSLIRDYHDHPMFIDALAQSVRAYWAEHGQGEYLLCSYHGIPKRFADNGDIYPQHCETTTRLLGKALGLKETQIGMAYQSRFGREEWLKPYTDKTLETLPAKGIKKIDIMTPAFSSDCLETLEEIAGENKHIFLEAGGEQFNYIPCLNDDDRHIEMMAELVRSKL from the coding sequence ATGCAAACAATAAAAAAACAAGGTGTGCTTCTGGTTAACTTGGGTACACCTGACGAACCAACTGCGCCTGCTGTAAAGCGCTTCTTGAGCCAGTTTCTTCATGATCACCGCGTGGTCGACATGTCACGATGGCTGTGGTGTCCAATTTTGCACGGGGTTATTTTGCCTATACGTGCGCCAAAAGTAGCAAAGCTATATGAGTCCGTCTGGATGGAAGAAGGCTCCCCTCTGATGGTGTACTCAAAGCGCCAAGCTAAGAAACTTGCTCAGCAATTAAATATGCCTGTAGAACTCGGCATGACTTATGGAAATCCAAGTTTACATGCTGGTTTTGAAGCCTTGCTGGCACAAGGTGTTGATGAGGTTATCGTATTGCCTTTATATCCTCAGTATTCGGGCACGACAACGGCGGCGGTTTCTGATGGGATAACCAAAGCATTTAAGCAATTACCAGTCATCCCTGCATATAGCTTAATTCGTGATTATCACGACCATCCAATGTTCATTGATGCCTTGGCTCAATCCGTACGAGCGTATTGGGCTGAGCATGGGCAAGGGGAGTATCTGCTATGTTCCTATCACGGCATACCGAAACGATTTGCGGATAACGGTGACATTTATCCTCAGCATTGTGAAACGACCACTCGTTTACTGGGTAAGGCACTTGGTTTGAAGGAAACGCAAATAGGGATGGCTTATCAGTCCCGTTTTGGACGTGAAGAATGGCTCAAACCTTATACAGATAAAACTCTGGAAACGTTGCCTGCCAAGGGTATTAAAAAGATTGATATCATGACACCAGCATTTTCTTCGGATTGTTTGGAAACGTTAGAAGAAATCGCGGGAGAGAACAAACACATTTTCTTAGAAGCAGGCGGGGAGCAGTTTAATTACATTCCGTGTCTCAATGATGATGATCGACATATTGAGATGATGGCAGAGTTGGTGCGTAGTAAGCTTTAA
- a CDS encoding peptide MFS transporter, with amino-acid sequence MTNQHQYFGHPRGLFLLFGTELWERFSYYAMRAILVLYLTDTTMNGGLGWSTKDALDLYGIYTGLVYITPLIGGYLADNYLGQRRSILLGGALMAIGQFTLALPADALGLGSLHTFYLGLALLIAGNGLFKPNISTMVGDLYNEGDNRRDGAFTIFYMGINLGALLAGVVSGSVTNSFGWKAGFVAAGIGMLMSLVMQMTLAQSWLGDIGREPAAKRALANQKSTKKQPLTKEEVDRIKVILVMSLFTIVFWAGFEQAGGLMNIYTQQYTDRMIGSFEVPAAWFQSLNPFFIITLAPVLAVLWVKLGKREPNSPVKFAMAMFFLALGFLCMVGAVLEQGGDTTVKTSMLWLVGAFFFHTLGELCLSPIGLSLVTKLAPLRLASLMMGAWFGCNAIANYVAGYVGSHVGELGAMAIFSGIAASATVSGLILLLFSNTLVRWMHGAESTASNAEQVEEQQVQVA; translated from the coding sequence ATGACAAACCAACATCAATATTTTGGCCACCCACGTGGCTTGTTTTTACTTTTCGGCACAGAACTGTGGGAACGTTTTTCTTACTATGCTATGCGTGCCATTCTCGTTCTTTACCTCACAGATACCACAATGAATGGAGGGCTGGGCTGGTCAACGAAAGATGCACTAGATCTTTACGGCATCTATACCGGCCTTGTTTACATCACCCCATTGATTGGTGGTTACCTGGCTGATAACTACTTAGGCCAACGCCGATCTATTTTACTTGGTGGTGCTTTGATGGCTATTGGTCAATTTACTTTGGCGCTGCCGGCAGATGCGCTGGGTCTTGGTTCTCTTCACACATTTTACTTAGGTCTTGCACTTTTAATCGCAGGTAACGGCCTGTTTAAGCCTAACATATCTACTATGGTTGGTGACCTATACAACGAAGGTGACAATCGTCGTGATGGCGCATTCACCATCTTCTACATGGGTATCAACCTTGGCGCTCTGCTCGCTGGTGTTGTTTCAGGTTCTGTGACCAACTCATTCGGCTGGAAGGCTGGCTTTGTTGCAGCGGGTATCGGTATGCTTATGAGCCTTGTGATGCAAATGACTTTAGCGCAATCATGGCTAGGTGACATCGGCCGAGAGCCAGCTGCAAAACGTGCGTTAGCGAATCAGAAGTCGACTAAGAAGCAGCCTCTGACTAAAGAAGAAGTGGATCGCATTAAAGTGATTCTGGTAATGAGTCTTTTCACCATCGTATTCTGGGCAGGTTTTGAGCAAGCAGGTGGCCTGATGAATATCTATACCCAGCAATACACTGACCGTATGATCGGTAGTTTCGAAGTTCCTGCTGCCTGGTTCCAGTCACTTAACCCTTTCTTTATCATTACACTAGCACCTGTACTTGCGGTACTGTGGGTCAAACTTGGTAAACGCGAGCCAAACTCACCAGTGAAATTTGCAATGGCGATGTTTTTCCTCGCACTAGGCTTCCTATGTATGGTTGGTGCTGTACTTGAACAAGGCGGTGATACCACGGTTAAGACTTCAATGCTGTGGCTGGTTGGTGCTTTCTTCTTCCACACACTGGGTGAACTTTGTCTATCTCCGATCGGCTTGTCTCTGGTAACCAAGCTCGCACCGCTACGTTTAGCATCATTAATGATGGGTGCATGGTTTGGTTGTAATGCGATTGCGAATTACGTAGCCGGCTATGTGGGTTCTCACGTTGGTGAGCTAGGTGCGATGGCAATCTTTAGTGGTATTGCGGCAAGTGCAACGGTCAGTGGCCTGATTTTACTGCTGTTCTCTAACACGCTAGTGCGCTGGATGCACGGTGCTGAAAGTACAGCGAGTAATGCTGAACAAGTAGAAGAGCAACAAGTACAAGTTGCCTAG